In Puniceicoccaceae bacterium, the following are encoded in one genomic region:
- a CDS encoding TonB-dependent receptor — translation MMAMLVLAPAVSFAQTEEQDEEYEELEAFVMTGSRIARLDMEPVAPVIQLNAESLENTGFSTVGDALRSLSFNNGQALTPTDSGVSFTPGVSTINVRGIGNNQTLVLVNGRRAAPYAAPGFDGLQTVFDLNSIPAGAIDSIEILKDGASAIYGSDAVAGVVNVRLKRDYQGMNVVAQVGDYFDTGAFMRKFSATLGTADAKSSFLVSVDFMDQQAVFAGDLDFSKNADQTSRAHKADPKYVVDGLEASGMGSLDEYLAGIGFTDPISDGWFDTRSSRGFPGYVNVPGVGRRTFLDPTNNPTADGAVNAANLFNYQTASGLYPEFRRFSFYTRATRDLTDNLEAFLELSFSRVESEVYAAQTPVDIETSRGLDEGDGMIIPSYNAFNPWGVDINNGRRRLVENAARLSDVTSDTPRIVAGVTGLLPDFATGDWSWEAGMVYSKNSVNVNNIAAADSRLQQALMGLTRNGDGSLAWNPNTALEERVYYNWFGINEQAMADYIEIYNPNSASMEMYSYDANLSGTILELPGGNMGFSVGAEHRIERWDNIKTDLNATGDILGGSEGTSSLGDRDVTAFYAEFSLPVTKQLEFQLAGRYEMYSDDGFEKDIRPKIGFKYRPLDWLVIKGSYNESFKAPDLAYLFTASSTSFSSSQVFDPVTGTQIDQIQVVTAGNPDLGPETSDNYFAGIVLEPKGRLDGLVFSAEYFEMDRSNMLAQLSDFFGYAEFLQGDFEGNPTFAGKVVRDSVTNQVLFIRDDYANISESKYKGYDFSLSYTYETENLGRFFARWDATYLDSFTIDGGEQVGSYLVPEWRHTMALNWSRGDWSASFYGILIDEMVRQLSFGNVYTADDVLLLQYTVKSQFVANLSATYSGFAGTEITVGVNNILNDEAPVDPFAGVGALAGVSYTEPAFWYVRMSYDF, via the coding sequence GGTCATTCAGCTCAACGCTGAATCGCTTGAAAACACGGGTTTCTCAACTGTGGGAGACGCTCTGCGTTCACTGTCTTTCAACAACGGTCAGGCACTGACTCCAACGGACTCAGGTGTAAGCTTCACTCCTGGTGTCAGCACGATCAACGTTCGTGGTATTGGTAACAACCAGACTCTGGTTTTGGTGAACGGTCGTCGTGCAGCTCCCTATGCAGCTCCTGGATTTGACGGTTTGCAGACAGTCTTTGACTTGAACAGCATTCCCGCCGGAGCGATCGACTCGATCGAAATCCTTAAGGATGGTGCATCGGCGATTTATGGTTCGGATGCGGTAGCCGGTGTGGTCAACGTTCGCCTCAAGCGCGACTATCAGGGCATGAATGTAGTGGCCCAGGTTGGCGACTACTTCGATACGGGTGCTTTCATGCGCAAGTTTTCCGCAACGCTGGGAACTGCAGATGCGAAGAGCAGTTTCCTTGTCTCGGTGGACTTTATGGATCAGCAGGCTGTGTTTGCCGGAGATCTTGACTTCAGTAAGAACGCAGACCAAACGAGTCGCGCCCACAAAGCAGATCCCAAATACGTTGTGGATGGTCTCGAAGCTTCGGGAATGGGTTCGCTGGATGAATACCTCGCAGGCATTGGATTCACTGACCCTATTTCAGATGGTTGGTTCGATACCCGTTCCAGTCGTGGATTCCCCGGTTATGTGAACGTACCTGGAGTAGGTCGTCGCACATTCCTTGATCCCACTAACAATCCGACAGCCGATGGAGCCGTAAATGCCGCAAATCTGTTCAATTATCAGACTGCATCGGGCCTGTATCCCGAATTCCGTCGTTTCTCATTCTACACTCGTGCTACCCGCGATCTGACGGATAACCTGGAGGCATTCCTCGAGCTTTCGTTCAGCCGTGTGGAATCTGAAGTATATGCCGCTCAGACACCTGTTGACATCGAAACCTCTCGCGGACTCGATGAAGGGGACGGCATGATCATCCCCTCCTACAATGCTTTCAATCCCTGGGGTGTTGACATCAACAATGGTCGTCGTCGTCTCGTGGAAAATGCAGCTCGTTTGAGTGATGTGACTTCTGACACACCTCGCATCGTTGCGGGCGTAACGGGTCTGCTGCCTGACTTTGCAACGGGCGACTGGTCCTGGGAAGCCGGAATGGTTTATTCCAAGAATTCGGTTAACGTAAACAACATTGCAGCTGCGGACTCCCGCCTGCAGCAGGCACTCATGGGTCTGACCCGCAATGGTGACGGCAGCCTGGCATGGAATCCAAATACCGCACTCGAAGAGCGTGTGTATTACAACTGGTTCGGTATCAACGAACAGGCAATGGCGGATTACATCGAGATCTACAACCCGAATTCCGCTTCGATGGAAATGTATTCCTATGACGCCAACTTGTCGGGAACGATCTTGGAGCTTCCGGGTGGAAACATGGGTTTCTCCGTGGGAGCTGAGCACCGCATTGAGCGCTGGGACAACATCAAGACCGATCTCAATGCAACAGGTGACATCCTCGGTGGAAGCGAAGGAACTTCCAGCTTGGGTGACCGCGACGTGACTGCATTCTACGCAGAGTTTAGTCTCCCGGTGACCAAGCAACTGGAGTTCCAGTTGGCAGGCCGTTACGAAATGTATTCTGACGACGGATTCGAAAAAGACATCCGCCCGAAGATCGGTTTCAAGTATCGTCCGCTGGATTGGTTGGTTATCAAGGGTTCCTACAATGAATCCTTCAAGGCACCCGACTTGGCCTACCTCTTCACTGCGAGTTCGACATCGTTCTCTTCGAGCCAGGTGTTTGACCCGGTAACGGGAACTCAAATTGACCAGATTCAGGTTGTAACCGCAGGAAATCCTGACCTCGGTCCTGAAACTTCGGACAATTACTTCGCTGGTATCGTGCTTGAACCTAAGGGTCGTCTCGACGGACTCGTATTCTCTGCTGAGTATTTTGAAATGGATCGTTCCAACATGCTCGCACAGCTCAGCGATTTCTTCGGATATGCTGAGTTCCTGCAGGGGGATTTTGAAGGCAACCCGACATTCGCTGGAAAGGTTGTTCGTGATTCGGTCACCAACCAGGTGCTGTTCATCCGTGACGACTATGCAAACATCTCGGAATCGAAGTACAAGGGTTACGACTTCTCACTGTCTTACACATATGAGACTGAAAACCTTGGACGCTTCTTTGCGCGTTGGGATGCAACCTACCTCGATTCCTTCACGATTGACGGAGGCGAGCAGGTGGGCAGCTATCTGGTTCCGGAATGGCGCCACACAATGGCCCTCAACTGGAGTCGTGGTGATTGGTCAGCCTCTTTCTATGGCATCCTGATCGATGAAATGGTTCGCCAGTTGTCCTTCGGAAACGTCTATACGGCAGATGATGTTCTGTTGCTGCAGTATACCGTCAAGTCGCAGTTTGTTGCCAACCTGAGTGCAACTTACAGCGGATTCGCTGGTACGGAGATCACCGTGGGTGTGAACAACATCCTGAACGATGAAGCTCCGGTTGATCCATTCGCTGGCGTTGGTGCGCTTGCGGGTGTGTCCTATACCGAACCCGCCTTCTGGTATGTTCGCATGTCTTACGATTTCTGA